Genomic DNA from Candidatus Pantoea bituminis:
CGCAGTTGCAGACATGTTCCTGAGACAACCACTGAAAACCGCAATCCCGGTATCCCGCGCCCGGAAAGAAAGGGTCGATCCGTTAGGGGATGGCAGGACAAGCCTTTCGCCATCGCTTATGTTTTGAACAGAAACGGGCGACAGGCTGTAACCTTCACCGCTGAATCTTCTCTTCGGGCTGGCTACCTTCGCGCCGATTTTCATACCATATTCGTTTGCGGATTCATCTTTCCACGGATAGGGGTAAATGCGGGCACCTTTTTCAACAGCCAGGCTCACACAGGTGGAAAAGGACATAACGTCGACTATTACGGCGCAGTCTGCTTTTTCGGCTAAGTAATCTACAGCCGCCTGGCCCCATTCAAGGCGAACCTCGAACCCATCCTGGCTAAACCATTCCATTATTTTCTCTCGGTTAAAGTTTTTCTATGAGTCGAATTTAACATAGCTATGTTGAGCTTCGTTTCTTTAAAACCCTAACTAACAAATGTCCGCTTTTGGCACATAGCAGTAGTGATAGGCAAAAAAGTGTTATAAGCAAGGAACGGACATTTAGATTATGTTCAGGAGCACGATTAAAAGCATTGTTAAAGCGATTTAAACGCTTATGGCTAGTGAGTTCGAATGAATCGGGCATTCAATGACAACTGCCCGATTTTGCTAAAGTCAAAAATCGTTATCAGCCATCAATCTTGATGACGATTTTGCCAAATGCTCCACGAGAAAGGTGCTCAAAAGCTTCTACCGCCTCGTTAAAACGGTAAACCTGTTCAATTACGGGTTTGATTTGATGTTTATTGAGGAATGGGTTCATCCGATCAAAAGATGAACGTGGTGCAACCGCAATACCCCTGATTGTCGTCTGGCGGAAAATTAACGGCATCAAATCAAGTTGTGCTGTCTGGCCAGTAAGAAAACCTACCTGAGCAATCGTTCCGGCAACTTTTGTCGCAGCGATCGACAGTAAAAAATATCTATTTTATTGCTCGGCCCAATCACAGTATGCGCTGGTCCTGATAAGCAAAATAGATCAGATCACGCCAAAGTTCAGACGTAAAGTGAGTGTTATTTTTAATAATAAGAACATATTTCCTGTGCCAGTTTACCCACTTCTGCGTTTTTGAAAATTGTACTTGCACAGTGAGCTTCAGGACTAGCATGCATTGATCCAACATTGGTGAGTATGGCAAGTGCACAGTTTGTTTTTTCATACCACCATACGCAGGCGCTGGCACCAAGAACGTTTCCACCGTGACCGATGGCTGTGCCGTAATCAGTATCCATTCTAAATAAACTTAATCCCATTTCAGCATTATCGGCTGGCATCCACTGTTGCATTTCTTTCATACTTTTGGGATTGAGCAATTCACCGTTTTTGAGCGCCAAAATAAAATTAACAACATCCTGTGCAGTAGAAACGATCCCTCCGGCCGCCCACTCTACAGAGAGATTGATCGCGGAAACATCCAGAATATTGTTAGGCTCAATCTTAAAATAGTCTGAAACTCCGGCTTTTTTAATAAAATGAAGATCCAGCCTGTGGAATCTTTTGGAAGAATACTGATTTTCTAATGAGGCAACCGATTCAAGAGAGGTGCTTTTCAGCAAAAGCGGATTAATAATTCTTTTATATAACTCCTCTTCGAGGCTATTAGAAGTAAGTTTTTCGATCAACAGACCTAATAAAGTGAAATTACTATTAGAATAATGAAATGCTTCTCCTGGAGCACACAGCGGTTTTTTACCCCGGATATAGTCGAGGTTTTCCTGTGGCAGCCAAATCTTTTCCGGTTTGACCCTCTTACCGCGAGCATCATGAATCCATGAGTGCTGATCTTCCCAGCTGGGTATACCTGAATAATGCGAGAGTAAATGCCTTACAGTCACGCTTTCTGCATTTGCGACGTCTGCAAGGACATTTTTGTCCAGCCAAGTTGATATAGGTTCATCGAGAGTGAGATAATTTTCCTCGTTTAACTGGAGAATTAACACTGCAACAAAAATTTTGGTTATGCTGCCAATACCAAAAATCATTTCTGGATTGTTTTTAATTTTATTTTCAGCATCAGCATAACCCACTCCATGCTGCCATATTGTTTTGTCTCCTTTGCCAATAGCCATAGTAAGGCCCGGAAAGGTTTTCAATGCCATCTGATTAAGCAGATTTATTAACGCAATTTCACAAGGACTCATTCTCTCCATTCCTTTATTTTATCTATTATTTTATCTATTCCACTGCGTACAGTAATTTTAAGCCACCAGCAGGTAAATACCGTTTGTCAGCGAATCAACTTAATCACCCCCGCTTTCTTAACTGCTCTCACATCCTTTTGTGATCAACAGGCTCAGGCCCTCGAAATGCCCGACGCCATTCGCTTGGGCTGACACTGAATCTCGCTTTAAAACTCTGGCGAAAAGAGATGGGCGACTGAAAACCAGCCATTTCAGACACGCTTTCAATACTGCTATCCGTTGTTTCCAACAGTTCCTGGCTTCTTTGAAGGCGCTCCGCGTTCAGCCATTCTCCGAGTGTCGTTCCGGTTGCCTTGGAAAAATGACGCGTCAGCGTTCTCCGGCTCATATTGGCAAATCCAGCCAGCGAGTCGAGATCGTGCGGCTTGTCCAGATTGCGACGCAGGTATTCAATCAGCTCGTTGATTTTGCTGTCTCGCGTCGAGGCCGGGACCGGGCGTTCAATAAACTGGGCCTGCCCGCCCTCCCGGTAAGGTGGCACAACCATTCTTCTTGCAACGCGGTTGGCAATTGCAGAACCGTAATGGTTACGAATGATATTCAGACAGCAGTCAATACCGGCCGCCGTGCCTGCAGAGGTAATAAGACGTTCGTCGCTGGTATACAGCGAGTTGCTGTCAAGATGAACGGCAGGAAATCGTTTGATGAAGTCCTTTTCATATTCCCAGTGTGTTGCAGCACGGTGCTGATTAAGTAAGCCTGAATAGGCCAATACGTAAGTGCCTAAACAAAGACCCACCACCTCAGCGCCACGCTGCCATGCGCTTATCAGCTTATCCAGCAGAGCCTGCGAGGGTTTTTCATCAGGATTATGCCAGTAAGGCACAATGATGATGTCTGCAACGTCAAGCTGCTCAAGTCCGTGCTCTACGTTGATGGACAGCCCAATATCAGAGAGCACTACAACGGGTTTTTCGGCACAGATTTCCAAATGAAATAAGTCTGGCTGCGGCATCGACTGCCCAAAAAGAATACAAGGTACTGAAAAGTGAAACGGGCTAAATCCAGCCGTGGCGATCACGGCAACCGTCAGAGCAGACATGAAAGTCACCTTACCGTAAAGAATAACTACCGGCTTACCGGCAGATAAGTCGCTGATAGTTTAGTTTAAAGAGGGGAACAGATAGCACTGCGTGAGTGTATGCTCCCCTCAACCGGGCGGAAAGCGCTATTAGAAAGCCATTGTCTCACCGTCTGCCGGAATAAGAATTTTATCCTGAATGCCGTGCTCAAGCGAAAACTCGCGCAACTCAGCGCGGGTGAGAAGACAGTGATTTATTGATTCCATGTGCGAGGCCACGACGGTCGCAGTTGGCAACATCTTAAGCGTGCGCAATGTGTCTTCTTTGCCCATGATAATCGGTCCGTAAAGATCGTTAACAGCATAGCCAGTGTTAAGCACCACAACCTCCGGCTGGAAACGCTGCAAGCTTCTTACATAAGGTTTAACCCAGACGGTATCACCTGCAATATAGAGAGTTTTCTCATCATGATGTGTGAAGACCAACCCACACGCATCGCCTAGCAAATCGCCCCACAGCGCATCGGCATACAATTCGTTACTGCCGTGCTGACCATCGGTTTTATAAATAGTCAGCCCATCGACAAAATGATTTTCTTCTTTCAGAACACGCACATTAAGAAAACCCTGCGAGCTAACCAGCGCTGCGTCACTCTCGTTCTGCGTATAAACAAGCATGTTTTTAGGTACTGCCTGCTGCGCCGCTTCGTCCCAGTGGTCGGTATGTGTATGTGTCAGGATAACAGCATCTACAGACAGTAAACTCTCAACATTAACCGGCAAGGAAACCATAGGGTTGCGAAGATGGGGTCGTGCATTCCCGGCAAAGCCATCCCAGGCTTCTTTCTCTGCCAGCATCGGATCGATAAGGAACTTTTTACCGGCATATTCCAGCACAAGCGTAGCATTGCGGATTTGTGTTAATTTCATTTATTACCCCAGTGATTAATCAGATTCAGGCTCAGCCCTGTATGTGTTGTGGTACCGCAGCTGCCTGCGAGATGGCTTACTCTAAAAGGAAAAAGGGAGGATACGTGACAGGCTCTCAGGCCATTAGTCGATGAAATCGGGTCAATATCAGTGGTCCGTTTTTGCCGCGCATTTGTAAACAAGCAGCAGGCTATACAAGGTGATTCGTGTTATTCCTGAATCAATAGCAGCGATTGCGGTCAACGATCATGAAGGCTTAACAGAGCAAGGGAAAAGCTTGCGTTGAGTTAAATTGATTAATTTATCCTCAGTAAATATCTATTGATCACTCAGAAGAAAAATCTTCTTGCCTAAAGGCAGCTTTTTAGCTAATTATTTAGGAAGTGATCATTCTATAAATAGATTGTGATAGTTCATGCCAAAATCATTTGCAGTAAAAATCCGTGGTCGGGTACGGATTTTCAATAAACATTGACTTTTAAATCAAGGAATTATGCTGCTTTCCTTTGCGGGTTACTCAGCAGTGAAAGAGATCCATACAAATTTGTTTGCTTTGAAAAAGCGATGACTCACCCACTAACCGTTTACAAACATCCGGAATTAATAATGCAAAAATTTGATATGCCCTCTGCGCCTAAAGGATTCGAGCACAAATTTGTGCGCGTCAATGATTTGAGATTCCATTATGTTGATGGGGGCGCGAATACGTCTGAAACTATCGTTCTTCTCGCTGGCTTCCCGGAATCTTGGTATGCGTGGAGGCATGTTATGCCCACGCTCGGTGAGCAGTTTCGCGTGTTAGCGATTGATTTACCCGGACAAGGAGACAGCGACAAACCTTTAGATGGCTATGATACACAGACCGTTGCAGAACGCCTTCATGATGCTATCGCCTCGCTAGGTCTGGATAACTATCATCTTGTCGCTCACGATGTGGGTGCCTGGGTCGCTTTTCCCTATGCATTAACTTTCGGTAGCGAAGTCAGTTCTTTGGTTTTAATGGATGCAGGCATACCCGGCGTCACAATGCCGGAGTTTCTTCCCACTTCTTCTGATAAATCATGGAAAACATGGCACTTTTCATTTAATGCTCTGCCAGATCTTCCCGAAGTTCTTTTACAGGGACGGGAGCGTGAATATCTCGCATGGTTTTTCCACGAGAAGACCGTCAATCCTCATTGCTACTCTGAAGAAACGTTAAATGAATATGTTCGTATTTTCAGTGCGCCAGGCGGTATGCGAGCAGGATTGAGTTTTTATCGGGCGGCCGCAATGTCTACGTCTCAGAATAAATTATTGCTGAGCACAAATAAGCTGACCATGCCGGTACTCGGATTAAGTGCGGACCAGGGATCGATTCCGGATATCGCAGCTGCGGTAAGACCCTACGCAACAAATATCAGAGGCGATTTGATTAAGAATTGCGGGCACTTTCAGCCAGAAGAGCAGCCGCAGGCAGTAACAAATGCTGTTCTTAAATTCATTGAAGACGTTAAAGCGCATGAATAATTAACACATTATGCAAAAGCTGAGGCAGATTATGTGGGCGGTTACGAGGCGGGATTAAGGCATTTTTTTGATCAGCCTGCGCATTGCTTTCCCGGTCGCAGACGACGATAAGGCATTGTTCCGAACTGACAACAGACGAAATAAAGCAGGCTGCTGCCAGGACACGGGCACCTGCAAACCGAGATGCGCTCATCAATCATTTCATGGCGGCCAGCGGCCTGCTCAGCCATGATTATGTTGTTGCCTGCAACCGTGCCCTAACTCCCTAAATGCACCGTTGCTCCCAAGAATCATTGAAGAGAGGTATTGATGGCTAACGTATTTATCATTGGTGGTGCTGGGAACATAGGTTATCGCCTGTCATCCCTGCTCGCCAAAAAAGGGCACACTGCTCGCCCGCTTTATCGCAAAGATGACCAAGAGCCGTCGTTGCGCCAGATTGGTGCCGAGCCGGTAAAAGGCGACCTGACGAAACTGGATACCGGATCACTTGCATCGCTGATGGCAGGAAGCGAAATTGTGGTTTTTCAGCCGGTGCAGGGGGAAAAGGCGGAGAGGAAATGACGAATGCTATCGATGGCGAGGGGTTAAAAACCGCCGTTGCCGCTGCAAGCCAGGCCGGGATCACGCGCTTTTTGCTGGTCTCCGCATTCCCGGAAGCCGCCAGAGGAAAAGGCCTTCCGGCTAGCTTTGAAAATTACATGCGCGTCAAAAAGATGGCAGACGTCGCGCTTGCGGAAAGTGAACTGGATTGGGTGATTTTACGGCCCGGAACGCTGACTGATGAGAAAGGTAGCGGACTTGTTCGTGCCGGCCTGGCGATCCCCTATGGCGATATTTCCCGTGATGATGTCGCGATGACACTGCTGGAAATCATAGAACAGCCTGATGTCAGCCGCATCATTATTGAACTGACGGGTGGAAGTGTACCCGTGCGTGAAGCTATGCAGCGGATGGCAGCGCGATAAAATGTGCCTTCCGATGTCGCCACCAGCAAGTATCAGTCTGCTCCTGCATGGAGCAGACTGACGGGTTGGCAGCGCCCTTTTACAGCAGCTTGCTAAGCTCGCTAGTGTCATTTTCATTGCGCCCAAGTGCAGCAATTCGCGAACCGATCCGGTTTGATAAACCCTCATTGGGGCTTCAGTTCCCACAATGAGCGATCCCTAAATAAGAACAGGGATGCTGCTGCGCTTTGGGTGATTTAACGCATTAGCGATATCGCTCTACCAAATTAATGATCAGTAAAGTGAGCTCCTGAAGACCTTCCTGTTGAAGAATATCGCCACAGACAACCGCATTTGAAATGGCGTCCGCCGCACCCAGCATTCCCCACAAACTTGATTGTGGGATGCCGGCTGGTTTAACAAACTCAGCAAACCAGTTGCGAAATTTTTCCATAAAGTCGCGCTGATATTTGAGCTTGATTTCAGCAAGTTCTGGCGTGCTATCCAATGCTGACAGCACATCAGGGATTTCACGCCCTTGCGTCAGCACGCAGTCAACATAGCGTGATGCCACTACAGCTGCCTTCTCTTCCAGGCTGTTGTCCGCAGCAGCCATTGCGGCATCGATAATCGCAGTCTGTCGCACATCAAAATCTTCATAAAGGGCTACCAGCAAGCCTTGCCGTGACTTGAAATGGTCATAAACCACTGGCTTACTCACACCCGCTTCAATGGCCAGACGTCCCAACGCTAACGCATCAGTGCCTTCATGGCGCACGAGATTCCAGCCTACGGTAAGTAACTGTTGTCGCCTTGCCTGATAAGTCATGCGCTGACGAGGAGCCTGGATCATGCGGGTTCCTTTTGTTCAAAAAGCCGCTCGCCAAGGTTATATGCCAGAGCGTAATGTGAGTCAGGAAAGTTTTTATCCGACGCTAACAGTAATTCACTGGTCACTACCGGCGCACCGCAATAGCCAAAAATTCCGTGGTCAATTTGCGTGCGCATACTGCCGAAATAACCGTGGCGAACATAGGTACGCTGGCTCGCTGCGCCCACCGCAATCAGATGCACCTGTAAATGTTCAAGCTTCTTGATAACATTCTGGCCCGTATCGTCGTACGCCCAGCCTTGTGTAAACACTCTATCAATCCACCCTTTTAGCAGGGCTGGAAATGACCACCAGTAGATTGGATAAACCAGTATCAGTGCATTCGCGCGATCTACGCGCACCTGTTCGGCAATGACGTCAGCAGGTGAAGCTAACTTGCCCTTAAATTGGTCGAAATCCGCTTGATTGAAACGAGGATCAAACTGTTCAGCTGCTAAATCAGCATGCTCAACGGTGTAATTGCCGCTGGCAACAACGCCTTTGGCCAAGTGTGATGCCACCGTTTGGGTATGTGAATTGCAGTCAGGATGGGCAGTAACGATCAGTGCGTGCATGTCGGCAATCTCCGTTAAGGCATTACCTACTAGTAGTAACCTACGATTGGTAGGTTGTCAAACCACGTCTCAAACAGCAAAGGCTAAATAAACGCTGTTTTTCTTTTATCCCCGACAGGCTTGATGTAAAGCAGCAGCGTTGATTTAGGGCAATTTCGCCCTATTCAGATAGGTACAGAA
This window encodes:
- a CDS encoding 2-phosphosulfolactate phosphatase, with product MEWFSQDGFEVRLEWGQAAVDYLAEKADCAVIVDVMSFSTCVSLAVEKGARIYPYPWKDESANEYGMKIGAKVASPKRRFSGEGYSLSPVSVQNISDGERLVLPSPNGSTLSFRARDTGIAVFSGCLRNMSATANACGIFKRILIIPCGERWPDGSIRPCVEDYVAAGGIIDVMGRGNCSPEAQAAVAAWQFYQQQNLLPLYKCSSACELQQRGFSKDVELCLETDAAKLACQLYGNFYASGA
- a CDS encoding zinc-binding dehydrogenase — protein: MSIAATKVAGTIAQVGFLTGQTAQLDLMPLIFRQTTIRGIAVAPRSSFDRMNPFLNKHQIKPVIEQVYRFNEAVEAFEHLSRGAFGKIVIKIDG
- a CDS encoding serine hydrolase domain-containing protein, translating into MSPCEIALINLLNQMALKTFPGLTMAIGKGDKTIWQHGVGYADAENKIKNNPEMIFGIGSITKIFVAVLILQLNEENYLTLDEPISTWLDKNVLADVANAESVTVRHLLSHYSGIPSWEDQHSWIHDARGKRVKPEKIWLPQENLDYIRGKKPLCAPGEAFHYSNSNFTLLGLLIEKLTSNSLEEELYKRIINPLLLKSTSLESVASLENQYSSKRFHRLDLHFIKKAGVSDYFKIEPNNILDVSAINLSVEWAAGGIVSTAQDVVNFILALKNGELLNPKSMKEMQQWMPADNAEMGLSLFRMDTDYGTAIGHGGNVLGASACVWWYEKTNCALAILTNVGSMHASPEAHCASTIFKNAEVGKLAQEICSYY
- a CDS encoding GlxA family transcriptional regulator gives rise to the protein MSALTVAVIATAGFSPFHFSVPCILFGQSMPQPDLFHLEICAEKPVVVLSDIGLSINVEHGLEQLDVADIIIVPYWHNPDEKPSQALLDKLISAWQRGAEVVGLCLGTYVLAYSGLLNQHRAATHWEYEKDFIKRFPAVHLDSNSLYTSDERLITSAGTAAGIDCCLNIIRNHYGSAIANRVARRMVVPPYREGGQAQFIERPVPASTRDSKINELIEYLRRNLDKPHDLDSLAGFANMSRRTLTRHFSKATGTTLGEWLNAERLQRSQELLETTDSSIESVSEMAGFQSPISFRQSFKARFSVSPSEWRRAFRGPEPVDHKRM
- a CDS encoding MBL fold metallo-hydrolase; translation: MKLTQIRNATLVLEYAGKKFLIDPMLAEKEAWDGFAGNARPHLRNPMVSLPVNVESLLSVDAVILTHTHTDHWDEAAQQAVPKNMLVYTQNESDAALVSSQGFLNVRVLKEENHFVDGLTIYKTDGQHGSNELYADALWGDLLGDACGLVFTHHDEKTLYIAGDTVWVKPYVRSLQRFQPEVVVLNTGYAVNDLYGPIIMGKEDTLRTLKMLPTATVVASHMESINHCLLTRAELREFSLEHGIQDKILIPADGETMAF
- a CDS encoding alpha/beta fold hydrolase → MQKFDMPSAPKGFEHKFVRVNDLRFHYVDGGANTSETIVLLAGFPESWYAWRHVMPTLGEQFRVLAIDLPGQGDSDKPLDGYDTQTVAERLHDAIASLGLDNYHLVAHDVGAWVAFPYALTFGSEVSSLVLMDAGIPGVTMPEFLPTSSDKSWKTWHFSFNALPDLPEVLLQGREREYLAWFFHEKTVNPHCYSEETLNEYVRIFSAPGGMRAGLSFYRAAAMSTSQNKLLLSTNKLTMPVLGLSADQGSIPDIAAAVRPYATNIRGDLIKNCGHFQPEEQPQAVTNAVLKFIEDVKAHE
- a CDS encoding TetR/AcrR family transcriptional regulator; this encodes MIQAPRQRMTYQARRQQLLTVGWNLVRHEGTDALALGRLAIEAGVSKPVVYDHFKSRQGLLVALYEDFDVRQTAIIDAAMAAADNSLEEKAAVVASRYVDCVLTQGREIPDVLSALDSTPELAEIKLKYQRDFMEKFRNWFAEFVKPAGIPQSSLWGMLGAADAISNAVVCGDILQQEGLQELTLLIINLVERYR
- a CDS encoding NAD(P)H-dependent oxidoreductase → MHALIVTAHPDCNSHTQTVASHLAKGVVASGNYTVEHADLAAEQFDPRFNQADFDQFKGKLASPADVIAEQVRVDRANALILVYPIYWWSFPALLKGWIDRVFTQGWAYDDTGQNVIKKLEHLQVHLIAVGAASQRTYVRHGYFGSMRTQIDHGIFGYCGAPVVTSELLLASDKNFPDSHYALAYNLGERLFEQKEPA